Within the Bacteroidia bacterium genome, the region GCTCGCAAACAGCGCGGATACGCATCCCTGATATCCTTTCATCTGGTTCTAAATTAGAGAAAGATCAGCAGGTTTAACGCAAAGCCCGCAGAGAACTCGCAAAGTGCGCGGATACGCATCCCTGATATCCTTTCATCTGGTTCTAAATTAGAGCCGCATCTTTGATTGTCATGTGAACTTTCTTTGAGAATTTCGCTACATGACAGAAAATGACATCTCTTATACCGTTATCGGTTGCTCCATGGAGATTCACCGCCATCTGGGACCGGGCTTGCTGGAATCCGTGTACGAGAACACCTTGGCATTTGAACTTCGGACAGCGGGACTGGAAGTAAAACAACAACCCTCACTGCCGGTAGTGTATAAAGACGTCCGTCTTGATTCAGGATATAGATTAGATCTTCTGGTGAACAACAAAGTGATCGTTGAAATAAAATCCGTCGAGGTGCTGGCACCACTTC harbors:
- a CDS encoding GxxExxY protein, translating into MTENDISYTVIGCSMEIHRHLGPGLLESVYENTLAFELRTAGLEVKQQPSLPVVYKDVRLDSGYRLDLLVNNKVIVEIKSVEVLAPLHHAQLLTYLRLSGHKLGLLINFNTVVLKTGVTRIVNNLQ